One window of Cryptococcus neoformans var. grubii H99 chromosome 11, complete sequence genomic DNA carries:
- a CDS encoding carbohydrate binding protein gives MLLSRTIWIWLAPCLCLSNLLGVWGMTDARRIQLRGETAALFRHGYEGYIKYAYPADELRPLSCAPLRRSKNAADFGINDLHANVSLTLLDVLSSLPLLHPHALPSALERITTQVSFDQDVKVQVFEMTIRALGGLLSMYQYLDDLPDSPYEQARVLGVVRERKEGWLGLGLGAQEKVDKVDVKKYKLKILELAEDLGRRMLPAFNTKTGLPYARVNLKRGIEKGESAETCTAGAGSLILEFSLLSRLTGDQRYEQLARNAYYSIWNRRSDNNLLGNTIGATHGHWLMPGLSGVGAGMDSFFEYGVKAGIMLGDDSFYDIFYDSYAAIQTHVRTPDGFIYRPIHTRLLQIPSPTTIDSLSAFLPAIQVLAGDIPSAIRSHLVFWNLWRKFGALPESWRWQERRIEWAGWPGRPEFIESTYYLYQATKDPFYLRVGERVLKDLARRTKTSCGFATIKNVLTSELEDRMESFMLSETLKYLYLLFSDTPFPNQNKVFTTEGHPLYIPQPLLQPSTNARKSLHKGEWLMCPAYQSPFATGGIDFRGMDRVGNREEKLGITVGIEGTSEYEYARALVFGWGEEGLKVEDQKRMWFDGGVCSIQEVPKFAFDIVLTPTSNETLSEDPSPGPDKVYQNTTTGDYVISNITGIRLGVRWRLDGQGYDVSSIGPHRVRTGQQVTVIDSSMQNHFPLPSLAPGPPQPEYEPTEVILRFVFLSPVVVKDKHLEASTVFLHALGATATFGKDFGASATSPSMEDQPGWQLGGGALPILVPPNPSDGCSLLTLSTPEHPFILLLDRGNCTFVEKAQNAETIGASGLLIVGYPHPPEEGVTEGDQTVYAVPEEGLVRPSAEPNEAEGLDNMGIVYMEYLVGELVRNASQKGEIGAAIMRIEGVGEEAARSSGFPQAGSGATKKHWTSDSRTREGRLAVGDWEICNLVVVDTSV, from the exons ATGCTATTATCAAGGACCATATGGATATGGCTGGctccttgcctttgcctGTCGAATTTACTAGGCGTATGGGGTATGACCGATGCTCGAAGGATACAGCTTCGTGGCGAGACTGCCGCCCTGTTCAGACATGGATACGAAGGATATATAAAGTATGCGTATCCTGCG GATGAACTTCGCCCATTATCATGTGCACCACTACGTCGATCAAAGAATGCAGCCGATTTTGGCATCAACGACCTCCACGCCAACGTTtccctcaccctcctcgacgtcctctcctccttacCCCTCTTACATCCACACGCTCTCCCTTCTGCGCTAGAGCGTATAACAACCCAAGTATCATTCGACCAAGATGTGAAAGTACAAGTATTCGAAATGACCATCCGTGCTCTGGGAGGGTTATTGTCGATGTATCAGTATCTTGATGATTTACCGGATTCGCCTTACGAGCAAGCGAGAGTGCTTGGGGTAgtgagagaaagaaaggaagggtgGTTAGGCCTAGGGCTGGGAGCTCAGGAAAAAGTGGATAAGGTGGATGTGAAAAAGTATAAGCTGAAGATTTTGGAGTTGGCGGAAGATTTGGGGAGGAGAATGTTGCCGGCGTTCAACACGAAGACGGGGTTACCGTATGCGCGGGTGAATTTGAAGCGTGGGATCGAGAAGGGTGAGAGTGCGGAGACGT GTACGGCAGGAGCGGGCAGTCTTATCCTCGAgttctcccttctctctaGATTGACAGGCGACCAACGTTACGAA CAACTAGCCCGGAACGCTTACTACTCGATATGGAATCGTCGTTCGGATAATAATCTATTAGGCAACACGATAGGAGCCACGCACGGCCATTGGCTCATGCCTGGTTTGAGTGGAGTTGGAGCAGGGATGGATAGCTTCTTTGAGTATGGAGTCAAGGCTGGTATCATGCTCG GTGATGACTCGTTTTACGACATATTTTATGACTCGTATGCTGCTATTCAAACCCATGTCCGAACGCCTGATGGCTTTATC TACCGACCTATCCATactcgtcttctccaaaTCCCAAGCCCAACAACGATCGATTCCCTCTCTGCCTTTCTACCCGCCATCCAAGTCCTCGCAGGTGATATCCCTTCGGCTATCAGATCACATCTCGTTTTCTGGAATCTATGGAGAAAGTTTGGAGCTCTGCCTGAGAGTTGGCGGTGGCAGGAGAGGCGGATAGAGTGGGCTGGATGGCCTGGGAGGCCAGAGTTTATAGAGTCGACTTATTATCTGTATCAG GCAACAAAAGATCCGTTCTACTTGAGGGTTGGTGAGCGGGTTTTAAAAGACTTGGCAAGGCGAACCAAAACGTCCTGCGGGTTTGCTACCATCAAGAACGTCTTGACGAGCGAG CTGGAAGACAGGATGGAGAGCTTTATGCTTTCAGAAACCCTCAAG TACCTCTACCTTTTATTCTCTGATACACCCTTCCCAAATCAGAATAAAGTTTTCACCACTGAAGGCCACCCACTGTACATACCACAGCCTCTTCTGCAGCCTAGCACAAATGCGAGAAAGTCATTGCACAAGGGTGAATGGCTCATGTGCCCGGCGTATCAAAGTCCTTTCGCTACTGGAGGCATCGACTTTCGTGGAATGGACAGGGTTGGGAACCGGGAGGAGAAACTTGGGATAACAGTCGGGATTGAAGGCACGTCAGAGTATGAATACGCGAGAGCACTCGTCTTTGGttggggagaggaagggttGAAGGTAGAAGATCAAAAAAGAATGTGGTTTGATGGTGGGGTATGTAGTATCCAGGAAGTCCCCAAATTC GCATTCGATATCGTTTTAACGCCTACGTCCAACGAGACGCTCTCTGAGGATCCATCTCCAGGACCTGATAAGGTGTATCAAAATACGACGACGGGTGATTATGTCATCAGCAATATCACGGGAATCCGTCTGGGAGTGAGATGGAGACTGGACGGGCAAGGGTATGATGTATCGAGCA TCGGTCCACATAGGGTTAGGACTGGCCAGCAGGTCACAGTCATCGACTCTTCCATGCAAAATCATTTCCCTCTACCTTCCCTTGCTCCAGGTCCTCCTCAACCCGAATATGAACCCACTGAAGTTATCCTTCgcttcgtcttcctctcccccgTGGTTGTCAAGGATAAACATCTAGAAGCTAGTACAGTCTTTCTCCACGCTTTAGGAGCGACGGCGACATTCGGAAAGGATTTTGGGGCGTCTGCAACGTCCCCCAGCATGGAAGACCAGCCAGGATGGCAACTCGGCGGAGGTGCGCTGCCGATTCTCGTCCCCCCCAACCCTTCCGACGGCTGTTCACTCTTAACCCTGTCAACTCCTGAACATCcgttcatcctcctcctcgatAGGGGAAATTGCACCTTCGTCGAGAAAGCGCAAAACGCAGAGACAATAGGTGCAAGCGGATTGTTAATTGTTGGGTACCCTCACCCGCCTGAAGAAGGTGTAACAGAAGGTGATCAGACGGTATACGCTGTTCCGGAGGAAGGCTTGGTACGGCCCTCTGCTGAGCCGAACGAGGCGGAGGGATTGGATAATATGGGAATAGTGTATATGGAGTATCTCGTGGGAGAGCTGGTTCGCAATGCGAGTCAAAAAGGTGAAATAGGGGCGGCGATCATGAGGATCGAAGGTGTAGGTGAGGAAGCAGCTAGAAGCAGTGGATTCCCACAGGCTGGATCGGGGGCGACAAAGAAGCATTGGACAAGCGATTCGCGGACTAGGGAAGGTAGGTTGGCAGTTGGAGATTGGGAAATTTGTAATCTAGTGGTGGTAGATACTTCTGTATAA